A genome region from Candidatus Poribacteria bacterium includes the following:
- a CDS encoding type II toxin-antitoxin system HicA family toxin, with protein sequence MRRRDRLLSRARNSPNSLHFREFETLLSQCGWTFDHQTGSHRIWYSPVGYRLPIQSKKGQAKGYQVKEFLRQYDQET encoded by the coding sequence ATGAGGCGAAGAGATAGGTTGTTGTCAAGAGCGAGAAATAGTCCGAATAGTTTACACTTTCGTGAGTTTGAAACTTTGCTTTCTCAATGTGGATGGACCTTTGACCATCAGACGGGTAGCCATCGTATCTGGTATTCCCCTGTCGGTTACCGTCTGCCTATTCAGTCTAAAAAAGGACAGGCAAAAGGCTATCAGGTTAAAGAATTTCTCAGGCAATACGACCAGGAGACGTAA
- a CDS encoding type II toxin-antitoxin system HicB family antitoxin has protein sequence MNKDVFDGFNINIFLDEDGDYLAHFVEMPNISAFSDTPEGALRELAIAWKGVKESYQKHHEPVPKAPARQEHETPVNIPVDPQLYRALAREASKSGMSLYAFVTQRLKSTVSSVQEPLEG, from the coding sequence ATGAATAAAGATGTATTTGACGGATTCAATATCAACATATTTCTTGACGAAGACGGTGATTATTTAGCACATTTTGTTGAGATGCCCAATATATCGGCATTTTCGGATACACCAGAGGGGGCATTGAGGGAACTCGCGATTGCTTGGAAAGGGGTTAAAGAGAGTTATCAAAAACATCACGAACCTGTCCCAAAAGCACCTGCTCGGCAAGAGCATGAGACACCCGTCAATATCCCTGTTGATCCGCAGCTTTATCGCGCCTTGGCACGCGAAGCCTCGAAATCAGGAATGAGTCTCTACGCTTTCGTGACGCAAAGATTGAAGTCAACTGTTTCCTCCGTTCAAGAACCATTGGAAGGATAA
- the pcrA gene encoding DNA helicase PcrA translates to MTDTLLNSLNDVQREAVQHTDGPLLILSGAGSGKTRVITHRIAHLIKHHKVSPFRILAVTFTNKAANEMKERLDALVEGGVSRELWVSTFHATCARILRRDIEKLGESSGAESISRSKKRAYTRDFTIFDTGEQATLVKDVLKQLNYSDKDYNPRAILSLISRAKNESISPRRYQGIADGYFERVVAEVYPLYQDALRLNNSLDFDDLLLFTVELLDKKNEVCKFYQNKFEYILVDEYQDTNRCQYELVRLLTGTKQNICVVGDDDQSIYAFRGADIRNILDFEQDYPNTHVLRLEQNYRSTQNILDAAWSVVQNNKARKPKKLWTEQEDGELITCYEAMDESDEAGYVGTQIEDWHAEGVDYKDFAIFYRTNAQSRIFEEAFRAANIPYQIVGGVGFYDRMEIKDLLAYLRVMCNPNDSMSLRRIINVPSRGIGATTLDRLINFAAAEDITLFEAVQRVDEITTINRGLQSKVERFAKIFDEFDAAVLPADALDYVLKVTGYLKNLEAQDTIEAQNRVENIEELINAVIEYEQNEPEPSLSDYLENVALIADIDTMDTDSTDLVTLMTLHSAKGLEFPFVFIVGTEEKYLPHGRSVDEGTEAAIEEERRLCYVGITRAMEQLYLSHARSRRTFRETEYRTPSRFISEIPEHLIKHVDRYRSPFHESVGLYEEVSEDADDYCVDQIVHHPQFGRGKITKISGAGQDVYITVRFSRAGMTRRFAASLAPLTMSD, encoded by the coding sequence TTGACCGATACGCTTTTAAATTCCTTAAATGATGTCCAGCGCGAAGCAGTCCAGCATACCGATGGACCGCTTCTCATTTTGTCTGGTGCGGGCAGCGGCAAAACGCGCGTCATCACACACCGCATCGCTCACCTCATTAAACACCACAAAGTTTCCCCCTTCCGCATTCTCGCTGTAACCTTTACAAACAAGGCCGCAAACGAGATGAAGGAGCGGTTAGATGCGCTCGTAGAAGGCGGTGTGAGCCGAGAGCTCTGGGTGTCGACTTTCCATGCGACCTGTGCGCGTATCCTGCGTCGGGATATTGAGAAGTTAGGCGAGAGCTCTGGGGCTGAAAGCATATCCCGATCCAAAAAACGTGCTTACACCCGCGATTTTACCATCTTTGATACAGGTGAACAGGCCACGCTTGTCAAAGATGTGCTCAAGCAGCTCAACTATAGCGATAAGGATTACAACCCGCGCGCGATCCTCAGCCTCATTAGTCGTGCCAAGAATGAATCCATTTCGCCGCGGAGGTATCAGGGAATTGCTGATGGCTATTTTGAGAGAGTTGTTGCCGAAGTCTATCCACTTTATCAAGATGCGCTGCGGCTGAACAACTCCCTTGATTTTGATGACCTACTGCTTTTCACGGTAGAACTCCTTGATAAAAAAAACGAGGTCTGCAAATTTTATCAGAACAAATTTGAGTATATCCTCGTTGATGAGTATCAAGATACCAATCGCTGTCAATATGAACTGGTGCGCTTGTTAACTGGCACGAAACAGAATATCTGTGTCGTTGGGGACGACGACCAATCTATTTATGCCTTTCGCGGTGCCGACATCAGGAATATCCTCGATTTTGAGCAGGATTACCCGAACACCCATGTCCTTCGTTTGGAGCAGAATTACCGTTCCACGCAAAACATCTTGGACGCGGCGTGGAGCGTTGTACAAAACAATAAAGCACGAAAACCGAAAAAACTCTGGACTGAACAGGAAGATGGTGAATTGATTACCTGTTACGAGGCGATGGACGAAAGTGACGAGGCGGGTTACGTCGGCACACAAATTGAGGATTGGCACGCGGAAGGCGTAGACTACAAAGATTTTGCTATCTTTTATCGAACCAACGCACAATCCCGAATTTTTGAGGAGGCATTCCGAGCGGCAAACATCCCGTATCAGATTGTCGGGGGTGTCGGTTTCTATGATCGGATGGAGATCAAGGATCTACTTGCTTACCTCCGCGTGATGTGCAATCCCAACGATTCCATGAGTCTCCGACGTATTATCAATGTGCCAAGTCGCGGCATCGGTGCGACAACCCTTGATCGACTCATCAATTTTGCTGCGGCAGAAGATATTACGCTCTTTGAGGCTGTCCAACGTGTCGATGAAATCACCACGATTAACCGTGGCCTCCAGTCAAAGGTGGAACGTTTCGCTAAAATTTTTGATGAATTCGATGCTGCTGTGCTGCCTGCCGATGCTCTTGATTATGTGTTGAAAGTAACCGGCTATCTCAAAAATTTGGAGGCACAGGATACCATTGAGGCGCAGAATCGCGTCGAAAACATTGAGGAACTCATTAACGCCGTCATCGAATATGAGCAGAACGAACCGGAACCGAGCCTTTCGGATTATTTAGAGAACGTGGCACTCATCGCCGATATAGATACGATGGATACCGATAGCACCGATCTGGTGACGTTGATGACCTTACACAGTGCAAAAGGTTTGGAATTCCCATTCGTTTTTATCGTTGGTACGGAAGAAAAGTATCTACCGCATGGACGTTCCGTTGATGAGGGAACGGAGGCAGCAATAGAGGAAGAACGCCGCCTCTGTTATGTCGGCATCACGCGCGCGATGGAGCAGCTGTATCTCTCGCACGCCAGATCGCGGAGAACTTTTCGAGAAACAGAATATCGCACACCATCTCGCTTCATCTCTGAAATTCCAGAACATCTTATCAAGCATGTTGATCGCTACCGCTCTCCATTTCACGAATCGGTAGGCTTGTATGAAGAAGTATCTGAGGATGCAGATGATTACTGCGTTGACCAGATTGTTCATCACCCGCAATTCGGAAGGGGTAAGATAACAAAAATCAGTGGTGCAGGGCAGGATGTTTATATCACCGTTCGGTTTAGCCGTGCTGGCATGACAAGGCGATTCGCCGCTTCGCTTGCGCCGCTGACAATGTCTGATTAA
- the gatC gene encoding Asp-tRNA(Asn)/Glu-tRNA(Gln) amidotransferase subunit GatC yields MATITTEGVRHVANLARLEFNDEETEHFTEQLARILEYIGKLNELETDDVPPTSHIHPHQVFIMGSQDGAAHVAKPDVVKPSYPREEVLVNAPEPEEGYFGVPRVVDRDS; encoded by the coding sequence ATGGCAACGATTACTACGGAAGGCGTACGCCATGTTGCAAACTTGGCGCGCCTCGAATTTAACGATGAAGAGACAGAGCACTTTACCGAGCAGCTCGCCCGGATTCTGGAGTATATCGGGAAGTTGAATGAACTCGAAACAGATGATGTACCGCCGACATCGCACATCCATCCGCACCAGGTTTTCATTATGGGCTCGCAAGACGGTGCAGCGCATGTCGCCAAACCAGATGTCGTCAAACCTTCCTATCCGCGCGAAGAAGTCCTTGTTAACGCGCCTGAACCTGAAGAAGGATACTTCGGCGTTCCCAGAGTAGTTGATAGGGATTCTTAA
- the gatA gene encoding Asp-tRNA(Asn)/Glu-tRNA(Gln) amidotransferase subunit GatA, with protein MLYELTAHALHEKLKNREITAVELAESVYARIDAVESHVKGYLTLTKDLALEQASHADAGFQKGDEMPPLAGIPIAIKDVICTKGVRTTCGSKILENFVPPYDATVMTKLHTQGVVMVGKTNMDEFAMGSSTENSAYQITHNPWNLDTIPGGSSGGSAAVVSADTAVCSLGSDTGGSIRQPAALCGVVGMKPTYGRVSRYGLVAFASSLDQIGPFTKDVTDCALLLNAICGSDAMDATSVDVPVPDFTQSLINDVSGLKIGVPKEYFTPALDTEIADSIQRAIAVLEGLGATVEEISLPHTEYAIATYYIIAPAEASANLARYDGVRYGYRNADPEDLITMYKKTRSEGFGEEVKRRIMLGTFALSAGYQDAYYKKAQKARTLIKSDFDAAFEKVDVIATPTSPTPAFKIGERTADPLQMYLSDVMTTPASHAGLPGISLPCGFVQSGLPVGLQLLSAPFAEDKVLRVAYTFEQNTEHHRQKPQIQTNGAV; from the coding sequence ATGCTTTATGAATTGACGGCGCATGCCTTGCACGAGAAACTCAAGAATCGGGAAATCACCGCTGTAGAGTTAGCGGAATCTGTCTATGCGCGTATTGATGCTGTGGAGTCGCATGTCAAAGGTTATTTGACACTAACGAAAGACTTGGCTTTGGAACAGGCGAGTCATGCCGATGCCGGATTTCAAAAAGGCGACGAGATGCCGCCGCTCGCGGGTATCCCGATCGCGATTAAAGATGTGATATGCACCAAAGGTGTCCGGACAACCTGCGGTTCTAAAATCCTTGAAAACTTTGTGCCGCCCTACGATGCAACTGTCATGACAAAACTCCACACGCAGGGAGTTGTTATGGTCGGCAAAACGAACATGGACGAGTTCGCGATGGGCTCTTCTACTGAAAACTCGGCATATCAGATAACGCATAACCCGTGGAATCTGGACACCATCCCTGGCGGTTCAAGTGGCGGTTCTGCCGCAGTTGTATCCGCGGATACCGCGGTCTGTTCACTCGGTTCTGACACTGGCGGTTCGATCCGCCAACCCGCAGCACTCTGTGGGGTCGTCGGAATGAAACCGACGTATGGACGTGTCTCCCGTTATGGACTTGTCGCTTTCGCTTCTTCACTTGATCAGATCGGTCCCTTTACCAAAGATGTCACCGATTGCGCCTTGTTACTCAACGCCATCTGTGGCAGCGACGCCATGGATGCAACCTCTGTTGATGTACCTGTGCCGGATTTTACGCAGAGTCTCATCAACGACGTGAGTGGCTTAAAAATCGGTGTCCCGAAAGAGTATTTCACACCCGCATTAGACACAGAAATTGCGGATAGCATCCAGCGTGCTATTGCTGTTCTTGAAGGTCTCGGAGCGACTGTTGAGGAAATATCGTTGCCACATACGGAGTATGCCATTGCCACGTATTACATCATTGCTCCCGCTGAAGCGAGTGCAAATCTCGCGAGATACGACGGTGTCCGCTATGGATACCGGAACGCTGACCCGGAAGACCTAATCACAATGTACAAGAAAACACGAAGTGAGGGGTTCGGTGAAGAAGTGAAACGTCGGATCATGCTCGGCACCTTCGCGCTGAGCGCAGGTTATCAAGATGCCTATTATAAGAAAGCACAGAAGGCGCGGACACTGATCAAATCTGATTTTGATGCCGCGTTTGAGAAAGTTGACGTTATCGCAACACCGACCTCACCTACACCGGCGTTCAAAATAGGAGAGCGGACCGCAGATCCGTTGCAGATGTATCTTTCCGATGTGATGACAACCCCTGCAAGTCACGCTGGGTTACCGGGTATCTCGCTGCCGTGTGGTTTTGTCCAAAGTGGGCTGCCGGTCGGATTGCAACTGCTCAGCGCGCCTTTTGCAGAAGATAAAGTACTGCGTGTCGCTTATACTTTTGAACAGAATACCGAACACCATCGGCAGAAACCACAAATCCAAACCAATGGAGCTGTTTGA